TGGACTCACGCTGGTAATAGGAGCATCTATTCTGAATCTTGCTGACAGTTAAATTAAAGCCATACATTGAGATCCATTCCTGCAGGGCACTTTGCTGATTCTCAAGAACAGAATTAAAAAAGCACAGCTCTTCTAGAATTATTAAGGAAAACAGGTCTCAAGCTACATAATAAAAATACCTGCAAAGCAACATTTGAGTTAGTACAAGTCATTCTGAGTGTGTCTAATCTGTACAGTGTTGAAGAAATTATAGAAAGGAAGGGATTTAGAGATTAAGATGTTTAGATCAGGGAAATCTTGTTTTTGAAGGAATTAAAGGGGCGGGATTCTCAGAAGGAGTAGGAATAGCCAGAGTAGAGGAAGTGATGGAGCCTGAACCGGTTGCCGCTGCACCCTCCTCTTGGCAAGTGTGCACCTGCAGAACTGGTCCAGCGTTTTCCGCTACAAAGGGGGTCAGGCTCTGACTACAGGTTGGTGGCCACATTACCTGCTCTCCTTTTTTCTGTTGTTAATTCCTGATCTGGCTCACATGACCGGTCGCACATCACCACTCTTCAGAGTTGTGCAGTCTTACGGTTTAGCTCAAAGATGTTTGACATGCCTGCTTCATTATTTGTAAtctctcgtcctcatggatactagttgggctcattattgctgagctacgatgggaacagACTCcatagttttattgttttttcctaGGACTGTCGACATCCCACACTATTGATGGTTGTGGATGAGGGTCCTCTTCAAGAATTGGTGGTAATACCGTGTCctggggctttttgtttttctaggagtTGGCCTTGGCCCTGCTCTGGACTTGTGCATTGCCATTAACCCCAGGTAACTCTGTTAGTAgtgtcttctttctcccttcaggAATATACCTTCGAAATCTAGGTGATGTACCTGCAGCCCTTGATATAATGGTCTTTTCCTTTAACAGCATCCTTCCCACCGCCTTCATGGGCACGGCAATGATCTTCACCTGCTTCACCCTGAGCGCGCTCTATGCCAGGCGCCGTAGCTACCTCTTTCTGGGAGGTACGTGTGGATTGGGAAACAGGGAGGTTCTCTGCTTTAGCCAGAATTCTCACTAGGACCCTTTCCCTACTCTTGGGTTGAATTGGAAAGCCTTCATTTTGAGGGGAAATAAGGAATGGCCTTAATGGGATTGCTTTACCTTGCTTTGGCTTTTCTCAAGATGGCTTTTTGTTATCTCTCACAGGTATCTTGATGTCAGCCATGAGCCTGATGGTCTTGTCTTCCCTGGGGAACCTTTTCTTTGGATCCATTTGGCTTTTCCAGGTGAGACTTTGCATAGAACTTGCCAGTAGCCATTGGACCTCACACGTTTTCTTGCTTAATCCTCTAAAGCAAGATAGACTAAGAATCCTCCAGAATTCTCATTATTGTTGGGCAGTGCTCTTGAAGCCTTTCCACAAACCCTTCCAGGATGGAGTCTTCTGCTACAGGTAGCAGTGAAAGTACAGATTGAACCGGGGTTGGGCATTGCAATGGAGAAGATGACTTGCTCAGAGATCGTCTTTCTAAAGCCAGTTCCAACAGTGGCTCCTTGTTAAAATGACCGAAGCTCTCCCAGTgatccccccccctccccccgcaaaaaaaaaagtgcctgggGAAGTGTGTGTATGGTCTTCACTGTAGGCGTCTGTTCCCGTGAATGTTCACGTCAGTTGGGTTAGCATTTGACGTACTTTCAAGCGGCCCAGGGCCAGAAAGAGGTATGGCTGTTTTTCTCCCTACGGTGTCTACCATATGGACCATATGGTAAGTTGGTCTTACTCTTCTTTTGCTAGGCAAACCTGTATGTGGGGCTGGTGGTCATGTGTGGCTTTGTCCTGTTTGATACTCAACTCATTATTGAAAAGGCTGAAAATGGAGATAAAGATTATATCTGGTGAGTTCAAAAACTGAGTTTGAAGGGTGAGGCATACTCTTCCATTCCGCGTCTCTTTTCTGAATCTCTGGGATGATCCTTTGTCTTACTCACTTTGTTTCCACATCGGTAGGAAAAAGAGTGGACCAGAGGGCACTGGCTGGTGTTCGTGACCAGCCTTCAGTGTGTCTGTGATCGAATATCCGTGGTTATGGAGCTATGCACCCCATAGCATCATCTCCCTCAATTCCTAAAAGAGAtcgcatttttaaaaattggactaataagtatatatttaattatcaATACTTTGAGGAGTGGTTACCTCTAGgctgaggagagggaaagggatcTTTCCACCTTTTACTCTTTACATCATTGTATTCTTTAAACCTTTAACAGTGAGAAGATATGCATACACTTTTTCACATGTAGTAATCCTCTCAGTCTCCTAAACTAGTTAGGTGGTAACTCAGGGATTCACGCTTGGGCCTCTGCAGagtctaaattttcttttctctgtgctatatggctTTGCTGAGTTTCAAGAGATCTCAGACACTAGAGCTGGGCTTAGTTGGTGGTGGAGCGCTGGTGAAGCTGACTCGTGGGGTTGGGGTAGGGGTTTATGTTTTGCACCTTTGTGGGCTTGTGGGTAAAGCAAAGTAGGAAGTGCATTGTATAACCTGGTTCTTCTCTTGCAGGCACTGTGTTGACCTCTTCTTAGATTTTGTTACTCTCTTCAGAAAACTCATGATGATTCTGGCTATGAATGAGAAGGTTAGTCAGTACCACCCAAAGGTGAAAGACTGGCTCATGAGCTCAGCACTTCAAACTTGAGAGTTTGCTCACACTCTGGGTGGGTCCAGGGTGACTGTGAGGCAGGCCACTGAGTGAGTTAAACCATAAATCTTCAGCCAttggagaaaaagaagcaagtaaaaacaatcctttttttaaaaaaaaaaaaaaaaaagctaatctcTGAGATTAGTATCAAAAGGGAAATAGCTTCAGGAGCAGCAAGAAACAATCTATTATATGAAGAATTtgagaagttccccttgtggcgcagtggaaatgaatctgactagtaaccatgaggttgcagggttcaattcctggccttgttcagtggattaaggatccggcattgctgtgagctgtggtgtaagtcacagatgtggctcggaccccacgttactgtagctgtggctggtggctacagctcccttttcaacccctagcctgggaacctccatatgccacagatgcagccctaaaaagcaaaaaaaaaaaaaaaaaatttgaaggctGCAAAGATAGTtgtgattcaaaaagatatcctagaGGATTTGTATAATATTGACAGCCAGCTTTTATAAATAGATTTCAGAAGTAGACCAATTTTACCCATTCActggtcttaattttttttggtagaggCATATTCTGCGTAGGATCAATGAGTGACCAACATCATTCTCTCTGGTAGTAGAGGAACAAATGGAGGCCCAGGCTTCTCTTTACAGAAGCGATGATGGAACGGGGGACAGTGCAGTGGTGGTGGGAACGGGACTCGGTGGGGTTGATGGTCATCTGTGCCATGGCTGGGCTGAGCACCAAGCAGGTCCCCCCATTTCAGTCAGAACACCTCACTTTGTATTCACGTAACAGTGCACTGGGCCTCCACCCTGGGCAATAAAGAGTTCCACGGGACTAGAGGATTCTGAATGTTGGTTTATGCTCAGGATTTATGCTTATTACTTCTCAGGCCTAGTGGAAAGTTGATCTCGGCTTGCTCTTGGCCTCTAGTTCTTCTAGGGTAGACTGCCAGTAGGCAGCCTTCACTGGTTGTGAGTAGCCAGCAGGGGTCAGGGGGCCCAGGTACTGGTGAGGTCCGAGTGGGGGCAGCTGCTTAACCTTTGTTCTTGTCAGGTCCGGGGCACCGTGGGGGCCTGCCCACCCGTGGCTCCTACACTGAAGGggcatttctccttcctttttattgtccTGCTCCCTTCCAGTCTCTAACTAAAGGAAGTCAGGTATTGGCTTAAATGTCAGTACCAGGAGCTAATTGGAAATTTCCCTCCGTTTCTAggacaagaagaaagagaagaagtgaATTGACCATCCAGCCTTCCCCAGTTTGACCTCCTCTCCCTCCGCCCCTCATTTCCTCTTTGCACACATTACAGGTGGCGTGTTCTGTGATAATGAAAAGCATCAGAAAAGCTTTTGTACTTTGTGGTTTTCtctattttgacttttttgaTCAAAAAACTGATTAGCAGACTATAGTTTGGAGTTTGGCTTCGTGTTCCTGGGGTTTGTCCCCGCTCCCTTTTCTGTCAGCCCCATGCCTAGCGTCTTCCTCTGCTCAGGCAGCCAGCCCACCGAGGTGAGGAACGGGATCTGCCGAGGAAGCAAACGCCAGGAGTCCGTTTTTCCCCCGAGCTTCGTCAAGTGGACTTAAACCGTTTGGTAGAGCCGCCTCGGCCCTTCCTTCCTCAGCATTGTTTGGTTTGTGCGCAGTTCCTGTGGGACTAGGCAGTGTGGGTTCCCTGGGAAAGAAGTTTGCTGATCCCATTGTTAACTCAGGCTCGTGATATCTGAGCTGTCAACCCctacaaggaaaatgaaaagcctCTTCCCATGGATTCTTTGCTTCCTCTGAGCTGCCGGAGTTGCTGCTGGTCTGGCAAAGACACCTTTCTGCCCTGCTGTCACAAAAGGAATGTGGATTGTGTGTTCCCTTCCCGTCCCTTGTCTCACCCGCAGGGAACCTGCCTGCTTTACATTTGTGGGGAGGGAGGATTTCAGCACAAAGGGAAGACTAATTCTTGTCAGGCATTTATGAAGGCTGATTATGTATGGCAAGATATATTGCAGAATTCCCAAATtcccctggttttttttttttttttcttcattgattaTCACCTTAGTTACTGAGTGGCCTCTACCAGGCAGCTATGATTAAGGGTCCCTGGAGAGGAAGGACAGGGCAGGGGATTGGCTGAGTCTCTAGGGTAATTATAACAAATCCTGCCAGACAACCAAGATAAGGACCTGTTTGGGGCAGAGGAGAACAAAATCTCTGCTGAGTGGATCTTTGTTGAGACCAGTGGGATGGGCTGTGATGACTGGGGAAGCAGCATTCGAAAGTCCTTGGGTGCATTTTTGTCTTATCCCATCTGGGCACTAATAGTGTCAGGCCCGAGACTTGGGGCAGTAGATAGATGTCTGTTTATAGATGCACTTTAGTTTTTGGTCTGCTCACCTGTTCTCTAGGAATCCGCAGGCTTCTTCAGGCAGGGGCCAGGTGACCCAACCTGCAAGACTTCTGATTTTCTACAGCTTTGTGTTTGCAAGGAAGccgcgggggggggtggggggggtggccaATGCTAATGGGAATCCCCAGTCCTTTCCTGTGAGCTGCCACTGTCGCAGGCACAGAAGAGCGGGCAGCCTCAGGAGCACTTGTGGCTCTGGCTCCTTGCAGGGCTTCAGCGTAAGGGGGACTGAGCCATGGGAATTTTCATTGCTTCACCATTTTTGGCTTTCCCTGTTCACAACCAGTACACAAAACAGTTGGACCCAGTGGCTTCTGGTTCACAGCCAACCACATCACTGTGCCACCCCATGAAATAGTTCGGGTCCCAGGCGACGTGGCTTCCTGGAGGGCCTTGCTACCCCCGAATGGCTCACTTCTGCAGAGGATGCTGCCCTTTGATTGAGCTGCTCTCTCCAGTCTATGGCTTGAGAATTTACTAAAAGGGATTTCCTTCCCAGTCAACCCCCAGTAGCAACTCTCCATAAAGTTGTCAATTCTCTGCTAGGCCTGAGAATCTGAGTTACATTTCTTGAAGCCAAACTCCAcctcttgtgctttttttttgcttgggaTAAAGGAGTTTTTCTTTAGAAACAGTGCCAAGAATgacaagatattaaaaaaaaaacaaactacttttaaagaaaatgcctAACAGGTTTTTAATACAGTAATCACTGTaattattactttcttttctagttccttggtTTTCAGCTCAGGCTGCATTCTCTAACTCATACTGTGAAGACAAAGGTGTTTTTGATTCAGAAATATATGAAATCTACATAGtcttaatttgtaaaaaataaaattccttaacctttcctggtgtgtgtgtgtgtgtgtgaaaatcaAGGCCACAGCCGAACGTGGGGTTGGGGTGCTGTCTGACTTAGGGATGGGGCAGGGTCAAGTTTCTGCTCTGGGTATGTTGGAAACAGAGACGacccccctctgccctccccgccTTTGGCCTCCCACTGTGTAGCCCCAGCTTGCCACAAATGTTGGAAATTTCTGTCCCATACAGAGCCCCTGCCTTTTTCTGGTCTTCCCCCTACCCCAGCCTTTATTGTAAGGGTCCCTGGTATGGGCATGTGTAGTTGCTTCCAGCCTCCAACCAAGCTGCGACATTTGGGGATGCATAGTGAAAAAAAGCATCATAGTCCACTCATTCTGCAAGTATCTGGTCACCCACTGGGTCAGAACCTATTCTTGATGCTAGGACTCATCAGTGAGAATACAAAAATCCTTGTCCTCACAGTGTTTATACGCTGTAATTATAACCCCAAGTTCGCTTTGGTCAGGTTCCTCGTTCTGGCACACTCCCCCTCTGATTGTCACTCGCCTTGTAAACCCCTTCCTGTTACTCTGGCTCCTGGCCAGGCTCCAGCTGAGGTGGAGCAGGAAATGGGAGGTGTTTCAGCaaaatctccccacccccaatcttTGTAACCAGAGTCAGAGAGAGAGTTTCCTTGCAGTCTCCCCACCAGCCCACCATTCATGACACACAAGAGCACGACCTGGTCTTGGCAGACCTGCAGGCTGAGCCAGCGTGGCCAAGGTGGGTGGCTGAAGTAGAAAGACGTCTGTGTTTGGAAAAGAGGCGGTCTGTCCTGCCTCAGCAGGACGTCAGATGGGGTGTCCACAGGGCACCAGCAACGTGCTCCCTGCTGGAGTTGAGATGAGTAAGGCAGTTACTGCTTTTCAGTCCTCACAGCCGAGCAGCACAGGAGAACTACATGCAGACATTAAGTCCTTACACATAAACACAGGGCCACAGAACAACAGTGAGGCACAGCCCTGCCCGTGGTTCAGGGAAAAGTGTGTTGGAGATGATGCTTGAACTAAGGTGAAATGTCAAGACTGAGTCAAGTGGGGTGGGTGACGAGGTTAaaggcagtggtgagagtgggtgtTTTCAGGTCAAGAGATTAGTAGGAAAAAAGGCACAGGAGCGTGGAGTGCTCAGCGCAGAAGAGGGTTTGTTGGGTTGTAAATTTTAAGGCAGGGGGACTAGTAGGAAATGAGAAGGAGTGGGTAAACAGTAACTGAGGGCCTGATGGGTGATGCAAAGGAGCTGGTTTTGTCCCAAGGGCGGCAGGGTGCTCTGAAGGGCTTTGAGCGAGGGAGGGCGTAATCAGATTTGCGCTGTCACCTCACAGGTGAAAGAAAAGGGGCTCGTTGACAGGCAGTTACACACTAATGCCCAGATCGTGGTGTCACTGCTCACTAAAAGGAAGcagagctccttggagaaatgataCTAGTccagtcagttcttaacccactgaaaacaCAAAGGGGACCCCAGGAACACAGTGTTATGCCAGAAAGCAAAGAAGCGATCAAAGGTGACTATTGTAGTATAATTCAAAAGGACTCAGCCAactgtgatggaaaaaaataaaaatcataaaaaaaaaaaaaaggggactCAGGGGCTAATCTAAAGAGGCTCCTCCTGGCCAAGATGGGATCATTTGAGCATCAATAAGAATTctaagtgcaggagttcccattatggctcaggggttaacaaatctgactaggaaccatgaggttgcaggttcggtccctggccttgctcagtgcgttaaggatctggcgttgccatgagctgtggtgtaggtgacagatgcagctcggatctggcatggctgtggctctggcataggctggcagctacagctccaaatagacccctagcctgggaacctccacatgctgcaggtacgaccctagaaaagacagacccccccaaaaaaaaaaaaaaaagaattctaagggCAAAGGAttgaaatcaaatatttttaaactcataATTAAGTTcatgatgatggagttcccgtcgtggcgcagtggttaacggatccgactaggaaccatgaggttgcgggttcggtccctgcccttgctcagtgggttgacgatccggtgttgccatgagctgtggtgtaggttgcagacacggctcggatcccgcgttgctgtgtctctggcgtaggccggtggctacagctccaattcaacccctagcctgggaacctccataggccacgggagcggcccaagaaatagcaacaacaaaaaagacaaaaaaaaaattaagttcatgaTGATATTTTTGTCACCTTTGGAAGATACTAGAAACCAGTCACTTCTGCATACTTGTCAATAAGCAGAAAGcagcatttattctttcttttctgtgtaaaactGTACTTCAGGGTAATTAAAAAGTCAAAGTTTCTCTCTACAGACGTATTCCAGTtaatagatgaaagaaaataggATTTGTATCACTATTTTGTAAACTTCTGATGAAATAATGAAGCTAGGCAACAATGATCAATAGCCACCAACATATTAAGAGACACAGTCTGACATTATATGTTCTTGATGGAAGTAAACAACACTACCAATAAAgtttaaattgtaaaaaaaaaaaaaaaaattgaaggcattcccgttgtggctcagcagaaacaaatctgactagtatccacgaggatgcaggttcaatcataCCTTGCCtagtgggtcgggaatccagcattgccgtgcgctgtggtgtaggtcacagacgtagcttggatctggggttgctgtggctgtggtgcaggcctggcgttgcaactctgatttgacccctagcctgggaaccgccacatgccatgggtgcggccctaaaaagcaaaagataaataaataaaataaaaataaaaaattgaatctCAGTCATATTAAGTTCTAGATCTGAGTACCAGTTTCCAGAAAAGACTGTGGCCAGAGGACCACGTTAAATGACATCATAGGGATGCGAGCAGCAAAATCGAGTAAATGGAAAACCCTAAGAACAAAAAGCCTGGTTTCTTAAACAAaagttctcatgtggctcagtgggttacggacccgatgttgtctctgtgaggatttgggtttgatccctggcctggcttcgttagtgggttaagaatctggtgttcctacagctgtggcaaaggtcacagctgtggcaaaggtcacagctgaggtgcacattcaatccctggcccaggatgtcAAGGGtgcggctgaaaaagaaagaacaaggaattcccgtcgtggctcagtggttaacatacccaactagcatccatgaggacgtgggttcgatccctggccttgctcagtgggttaaggatcctgcgttgccctgagctgtggtgtaggttgaaaatgcagctcggatcctccgttgctgtggctgtggcataggccagtggctacagctctgattcaacccctagactgggaacctccatatgccacagatgcggccctaaaaagacaaaaaaaattaaaaaacccaaaaaataaaaaactaagtaCTGCTGAGAATGTAGAGCagctggatccctcacccactgccaGTGGTGAGATAAAATGGTACAACCTCTTGGAGTtcgcgttgtggctcagtggttaacaaatccgactaggaaccatgaggttgtgggtttgatccctggcctcgctcagtgggctggggatccggcattgccatgagctgtggtgtaggttgaagacgcagcttggatcccacgctgctgtggctgtggcgtaggctggtggctacagctctgattagacccctagcctgggaacctccatatgccacgggtgtggccctagaaaagacaaaaagacccccccccccaaaaaaaaagtacaaattctGGAAAACAACTAGCAGTTtctcataaaattaaacatattaacCATATAACCTAGCAAATGCACTACTGGGTATTtaacctaaagaaacaaaatgtgtgttcatacaaaaatctgtacacaaatgttcagagaagctttatttgtaataccCAAAACCCAGAACATCCTTCAATGGGGAATGGACAGGCTAACAGCAGTATATCCATGCGATGGACTACTACtctgcaataaaaaggaataagccACAGATACATACAACTTGGATCTCAAAGGCATTATTTTATGAAGAATGAGTGagcccagtgggaactccaggaacctcATCATTTAAGGAGCACATggggggaattcccgttgtggctcagtgggttaagaacccaactagtatccatgaggatgtgggttcgatcctggtctctctcagtggattaaggatccagcattattgtgagctgtgatgtagtttgcaatGAGgccaggatcccacattgctgtggctgtggccagcagctgcagctccatttcgacccttagcatgggaacttccatatgctgcaggtgcggccttaaaaaaaaaaaaaaaaaaaagacggggaaaaaaaaaagggcatgtggaaattttttttttatgcccgcacccagggcatatgggttcctgggccggggattaaatctgagccacagtactggattttgtgtgtgtgtgtgtgtgtgttttctgccattttcttgggccactcccacggcatatggaggttcccaggctaggggttaaatcagagctgtagctgccggccttcgccagagccacagcaacttgggatccgagctgcatctgcgacctgcaccagagttcacggcaatgctggatccttaacccactgagcaatgccagggatcgaacccacaacctcatggttcctagttggattcgttaaccactgagccatgacgggaactccaatactggatcttttaacccgcTGCTctgggccagatatcaaaccctcacctcctgGGCtgctactcaggttcttaacccactgtgccacagcgggaactcctgggaatctTTTTAATCTATCCATTGCCCTCTAACCCAACCCCTGCTGCCTAAGTTCAGGTTCTACTGAATCTtgcctggaatttttttccccactttttagggccacacccaaggcatatggaggttcccaggctaggggtacaatcagagctacagctgcaggcctacccacagccacagcaatgcaggatccaagccgtttctgcgacctacaccacaggtctcagcaacactagatccttaaccgctaagtgggccagggataaaacccgaaacctcatggttcctagtcagattcactttcgctgcaccacgacgggaacggcTTACCTGGAATATTGATCCGGCCTCCTCACTGgcctcccaggccccagccctgggTCTCTCCTATGCACTCTGCACCCTATTTCTAGACAGATCTTTCTGAGGGGGAACTCTGAACTTTTCAATGACGCATTTTTGCTGCTAGGATAAAGTCCAAACTTCCCATCATACATTCAAGTCTCCTGCTTATCTCTGTCCTCTCCTCTTTCAGAACTTCAGCCAAAATAA
Above is a genomic segment from Phacochoerus africanus isolate WHEZ1 chromosome 7, ROS_Pafr_v1, whole genome shotgun sequence containing:
- the TMBIM6 gene encoding LOW QUALITY PROTEIN: bax inhibitor 1 (The sequence of the model RefSeq protein was modified relative to this genomic sequence to represent the inferred CDS: inserted 1 base in 1 codon) produces the protein MNIFDRKINFEALLKFSHITPSTQQHLKKVYASFALCMFVAAAGAYVHVVTRFIQAGLLSALGSLGLMIWLMATPHSHETEXKRLGLLAGFAFLTGVGLGPALDLCIAINPSILPTAFMGTAMIFTCFTLSALYARRRSYLFLGGILMSAMSLMVLSSLGNLFFGSIWLFQANLYVGLVVMCGFVLFDTQLIIEKAENGDKDYIWHCVDLFLDFVTLFRKLMMILAMNEKDKKKEKK